In the Syntrophus aciditrophicus SB genome, CTCCCCGGAAGACATCCCCCGCCTGCTGGAAATGATGAATACCTTCGATATGGCAGTGGGCGCCCGGAACCATCAGTCAGCTACTTACCTGCACCGCGATATCGCCAACGCCGTTTACAACCGGTTTGCCTCCTATATCTGCAAGCGGAAAATTGATGACCTGACCTCCGGTTTCCGCGCCATCAAAGCGATCATTGCCCGGGAATTCGTCTCAATGCTGCCCAACACCTTTTCCTATCCGACCACGCTGACCCTGGCCGTTGTCCGTTCCGGCTACAGCCTCACTTATGTCCCCATCGCCACTTCCCGGCGCATCGGAAAAAGCAAGATTCATCTTCTCCGGGACGGCGCCCGCTTCCTCCTGATTCTCCTGAAAATTTCCACCCTCTTCTCCCCCATGCGGGTCTTTCTGCCGGTTAGTTTTCTTATGTTTGCGGCAGGACTGGGATACGGTCTTTTCCGGATCTGCACCCTGAATGACAGCTATGGGCCCACCTCCGCCATGCTGATGACCATGTCCGTCGTCGTCTTTATGGTCGGCCTGGTCTCGGAGCAGGTGGCCCAGCTCCGGTACGAACGGACGAATCAGCAATACGCTGCATCATGGAATAAGGATACTGAAAAGGAAGAATAAAATGAGTATGCACGGTACGATCACCGACCTTATTGAAACCATCACCCACGAACTGGAGCCTCTGGCTTTGATCATTCGGGCAGACTACGACGAACCGGGCATCCGCTTCTTCACGCCGCCCAACTTTTCCCAGCAGGTGGCCTGCATGCGTCATCCGGCTGGTCATAAGATTGCGCCCCATATCCACAACTTCCTGTTCCGTCAGGTCATGTATACCCAGGAAGTCCTGATCATCCGCCGCGGCCGGGCAAAGGTAAATCTTTACTCTTCCAACCGGGACTTCGTCACATCCCGAATTCTGGAAAGCGGCGATCTCATCCTGCTGTGCGGCGGTGGACATTCCTTTGAAATGCTGGAGGAAACCTCGATGATCGAAGTCAAGCAGGGGCCCTATACCGGCGAGGGCGATAAGACTCGTTTTGATGACCAGGAGCCGGACGAGTGATTCCCGTCAACGAACCCCTGATCGGAGAACGGGAAGAGGACTATGTCCGGGAATGCCTCCGCAGCGGCTGGATTTCCTCATCCGGCCGTTTTATTGAAGACTTTGAAGAGAAATGGGCGGGCTATTGCGGCAGGAAATTCGGGATCGCCGTCAGCAGCGGTACGGCAGCCCTGCAGGTGGCTTTGGGCTGCATCGGCCTGGAACCGGGGGATCGGGTCATTCTCCCGACCTTCACCATTATATCCTGCGCGCTGGCTGTCATTTATAACGGCGGCGTTCCTGTCCTGGCGGATTGCGACCCGCGAACCTGGTGCCTGTCTCCCGAAGGGGTAAAAGATGCCATCCAACGGGAAGTCCAAAAGGGGCATGGCAAGGAGTTGAAGGCTGTTATGCCCGTTCACATTTACGGCCACCCTGTGGATATGGACTCTCTTCTGGAACTGGCGGACGCTTATTCCCTCACAGTCATTGAAGACGCGGCTGAAGCCCACGGCGCGGAGTATCTTACGGGTCGTTCCGGAAGCAATCCGTCATGGAAGCGATGCGGCGGACTGGGAGACCTGGGGGTGTTCAGCTTTTACGCCAACAAGGCGATTACGACCGGGGAAGGCGGCATGGTGGTTACCGACGACGCGATGTTCGCCGAAAAGGCCCGCAGCCTGCGCAATCTCTGCTTTCGCCCGGAACAGCGATTTCTGCATACCGAAGCAGGTCATAACTTCCGCATGACCAACATCCAGGCAGCCATCGGGCTGGCCCAACTGGAGCGGATCGAGGCCATCCTGGAGAAAAAAAGGGCTATTGGAAAAGCTTACAAGGAACGCCTGAGAGATCTGCCCGGCATGCAGCTGCCCGCGGAAGAAGCCTGGGCAAGATCGATTTACTGGATGTTCGGCATCGTGCTGGAGGAAATTACCGGCATGAACGCCGCCCAACTGGCAGAGCGGTTGCGGGACCAGGGCATTGATACCCGGCCGTTTTTTCTCGGAATGCACGAACAGCCCGTTTTTCAATCAATGGGACTTTTCCGGAATGAAACCTATCCAGTGGCGGAAAGGCTGTCCCGTCAGGGACTTTATCTCCCCTCAGGACTGACGTTGACGGAATCACAGATTGACGAGGTTGCAGAGGCGGTAAAGAATGCCTTGTGTTGAAAGCTAATCTGATCCACGCGGGGAAGAAAACCGGCACCAGAAATAATCTTTCGAAATTCTTGTTTAATTTTTATGGTTGATACACCTTTTCAGAAACAATACGCAGAAGCCTATGATTTCCTGTATCAGGACAAGGATTATGCGGTGGAATGCGATCTCATCGAGGATATCTTCAGAAAATTTGCCACCGCCCAGGTACGAACCATCCTCGATCTCGGCTGTGGTACGGGCAACCACACCATCCCGCTGGCCTATCGGGGATATCAGGTAACGGGCGTCGATCTGGCGGAAGATATGCTGAATCAGGCCAGGTCAAAAGCGGTTTCCCTTTCGAAAGAACAAATTGTTTTTCATCAAGGGGATCTGCGCCGGTTTTCCATCCTGTATGATTTTGACGC is a window encoding:
- a CDS encoding glycosyltransferase family 2 protein, with the translated sequence MKSFLRPDISIIIPAHNEAASIGDIVRRAGSVMDSLKCFYDINVIDDGSEDQTAEIAGAAGASVIRHPYTIGNGAAVKTGIRHARGNILVMLDGDGQHSPEDIPRLLEMMNTFDMAVGARNHQSATYLHRDIANAVYNRFASYICKRKIDDLTSGFRAIKAIIAREFVSMLPNTFSYPTTLTLAVVRSGYSLTYVPIATSRRIGKSKIHLLRDGARFLLILLKISTLFSPMRVFLPVSFLMFAAGLGYGLFRICTLNDSYGPTSAMLMTMSVVVFMVGLVSEQVAQLRYERTNQQYAASWNKDTEKEE
- a CDS encoding DegT/DnrJ/EryC1/StrS family aminotransferase, encoding MIPVNEPLIGEREEDYVRECLRSGWISSSGRFIEDFEEKWAGYCGRKFGIAVSSGTAALQVALGCIGLEPGDRVILPTFTIISCALAVIYNGGVPVLADCDPRTWCLSPEGVKDAIQREVQKGHGKELKAVMPVHIYGHPVDMDSLLELADAYSLTVIEDAAEAHGAEYLTGRSGSNPSWKRCGGLGDLGVFSFYANKAITTGEGGMVVTDDAMFAEKARSLRNLCFRPEQRFLHTEAGHNFRMTNIQAAIGLAQLERIEAILEKKRAIGKAYKERLRDLPGMQLPAEEAWARSIYWMFGIVLEEITGMNAAQLAERLRDQGIDTRPFFLGMHEQPVFQSMGLFRNETYPVAERLSRQGLYLPSGLTLTESQIDEVAEAVKNALC